The Caballeronia sp. Lep1P3 genome window below encodes:
- a CDS encoding extracellular solute-binding protein, translating into MPIASSPARGKCLALAFAAWIALNATTPAHAAHAYAQYGEPKYPAGFTHFDYVNPDAPRDGTLVLANPSRLTSFDKFNPFTLRGNPAPGLGLMFESLTTGSSDEVASAYCLLADDIDVAPDGLSTTFHINPKARFSNGDPVTAEDVKFSFETLKSPQAAPQFSVYFGQIKRAVVVDRLTIRFEFKVATREMPLLAGGIPVFSRKWGMKPDGTRIPFDQLAFEKPIASGDYVIDKFDNGRTITYKRDPHYWGASLPVRVGTHNFARIDYKLYSDATARLEAFKAGEYDVLVENVARSWVRRDIGKRFTSGELIKREFPHHNGTGMQGFFMNLRRPLFRDVRVRQALDLALDFEWLNRQLFFNQYRRTDSFFVNTDLQAKGMPSDGELAILNPLRSKLDPAVFGEMPKQPDTDPPGSLRANLIKARELLAQAGWTYRDGALRNARGQPFVFEILDDTGGGASMEPVAAAFGRNLQKLGITMNFRTVDYALIQKRLDAFDFDMTSVRLPDVQVPGTEQVSRFGSKYADEQGSDNLAGVKSPAIDAILHKVVSAQTRDQLVDATHALDRVLMNGYYVIPHWYSATHRIAYRNTLGYPSTLPLYYAADEWVLSTWWVKH; encoded by the coding sequence ATGCCGATCGCATCATCGCCCGCGCGGGGCAAGTGCCTCGCGCTCGCGTTTGCCGCGTGGATCGCCCTGAATGCCACGACTCCTGCGCACGCCGCGCACGCCTACGCGCAATACGGCGAGCCGAAATATCCGGCGGGCTTCACGCACTTCGACTACGTCAATCCCGACGCGCCGCGCGACGGCACGCTGGTGCTCGCGAATCCGAGCCGCCTCACGAGCTTCGACAAGTTCAATCCGTTCACGCTACGCGGCAATCCCGCGCCGGGGCTCGGCCTCATGTTCGAAAGCCTGACGACGGGCAGTTCCGACGAAGTCGCGAGCGCGTACTGCCTGCTCGCCGACGATATCGACGTCGCGCCGGACGGCCTTTCGACGACCTTCCACATCAATCCGAAGGCGCGCTTCTCGAACGGCGATCCCGTCACCGCCGAAGACGTCAAGTTCTCGTTCGAGACGTTGAAAAGCCCGCAGGCCGCGCCGCAGTTCTCGGTGTACTTCGGGCAGATCAAACGCGCGGTCGTTGTCGACCGGCTGACGATCCGCTTCGAATTCAAGGTCGCGACGCGCGAAATGCCGCTGCTCGCGGGCGGCATTCCGGTGTTTTCGCGCAAGTGGGGCATGAAGCCGGACGGCACGCGCATTCCGTTCGACCAGCTCGCGTTCGAAAAGCCGATCGCGAGCGGCGACTACGTGATCGACAAGTTCGACAACGGCCGCACCATCACCTATAAGCGCGATCCGCATTACTGGGGGGCGTCGCTGCCGGTTCGCGTCGGCACGCACAACTTCGCGCGCATCGACTACAAGCTGTATTCGGACGCCACCGCGCGGCTCGAAGCGTTCAAGGCCGGCGAGTACGACGTGCTCGTCGAAAACGTCGCGCGAAGCTGGGTACGGCGCGATATCGGCAAGCGCTTCACGAGCGGCGAACTCATCAAGCGCGAATTTCCGCATCACAACGGCACCGGCATGCAGGGCTTCTTCATGAACCTGCGCCGGCCGCTTTTCAGGGACGTGCGCGTGCGTCAGGCACTCGACCTCGCGCTCGACTTCGAATGGCTCAACCGGCAGTTGTTCTTCAATCAGTACAGGCGTACGGACAGCTTCTTCGTCAACACGGACCTGCAGGCGAAGGGCATGCCGAGCGACGGCGAGCTCGCCATTCTGAATCCGCTGCGCAGCAAGCTCGATCCCGCGGTCTTCGGTGAAATGCCGAAGCAGCCGGACACGGATCCGCCCGGCTCGCTGCGCGCGAATCTCATCAAGGCGCGAGAGTTGCTGGCGCAAGCCGGCTGGACATATCGCGACGGCGCGCTGCGCAACGCGCGCGGCCAGCCGTTCGTCTTCGAGATACTCGACGACACCGGCGGCGGCGCGTCGATGGAGCCGGTCGCGGCCGCGTTCGGCCGCAATCTGCAGAAGCTCGGGATTACGATGAACTTTCGCACCGTCGATTACGCGCTCATTCAGAAACGCCTCGACGCGTTCGATTTCGACATGACGAGCGTGCGCCTGCCCGACGTGCAGGTGCCCGGCACCGAGCAGGTGTCGCGTTTCGGCAGCAAGTACGCGGACGAGCAGGGCTCGGACAATCTCGCGGGCGTGAAGTCGCCGGCCATCGACGCGATCCTGCACAAGGTCGTGTCCGCGCAGACGCGCGATCAGCTCGTCGACGCGACGCACGCGCTCGATCGCGTGCTGATGAACGGGTATTACGTGATTCCGCACTGGTACTCGGCGACGCATCGCATCGCGTATCGGAATACGCTCGGGTATCCGTCGACGCTGCCGCTCTATTACGCCGCGGACGAGTGGGTGTTGTCGACGTGGTGGGTCAAACATTGA
- a CDS encoding microcin C ABC transporter permease YejB, with amino-acid sequence MWSYIAKRILLMIPTLVGVLTLTFVVIQFVPGGPVEQAVHDLRRGNAEGGGGFGMRAHTGVDAQQIAQLKALYGFDKPPLTRYLSMLGRFARFDLGESYFRHQSVWSLIVSKLPVSISIGLWTFFITYLISVPLGIAKAVKNGSTFDVATSLIVLIGFAIPGFVLGVLLLVLFGGGTFWQLFPLRNLTSDNWATLSLGGKIVDYLWHITLPVAASVVGSFAVVTMLTKNAFLDEIRKQYVLTARAKGLSERRVLWKHVFRNALLPLIVGFPAAFIGAFFTGSLLIETLFSLDGLGLLSYESVVRRDYPVVLGTLYLFTLIGLATKLISDLCYVWVDPRIQFEQLER; translated from the coding sequence ATGTGGAGCTACATCGCAAAACGCATCCTGCTGATGATCCCGACGCTCGTCGGCGTGCTGACGCTGACGTTCGTCGTGATCCAGTTCGTGCCGGGCGGTCCGGTGGAGCAGGCGGTGCACGACCTGCGGCGCGGCAACGCGGAAGGCGGCGGCGGCTTCGGCATGCGCGCGCATACCGGCGTCGATGCGCAGCAGATTGCGCAACTGAAGGCGCTGTACGGCTTCGACAAGCCGCCGCTTACGCGCTATCTCTCGATGCTCGGCAGGTTCGCGCGCTTCGATCTCGGCGAAAGCTACTTCCGGCATCAGAGCGTGTGGTCGCTCATCGTCTCGAAGCTGCCGGTGTCGATCAGCATCGGCTTGTGGACGTTCTTCATCACGTATCTGATATCGGTGCCGCTCGGCATCGCGAAAGCGGTCAAGAACGGCTCGACGTTCGATGTCGCGACGAGTCTCATCGTGCTGATCGGCTTCGCGATTCCCGGCTTCGTGCTCGGCGTGCTGCTGCTCGTGCTGTTCGGCGGCGGCACGTTCTGGCAGCTTTTTCCGCTGCGCAACCTGACTTCCGATAACTGGGCGACGCTCTCGCTCGGCGGGAAGATCGTCGATTATCTGTGGCACATCACGTTGCCTGTCGCGGCCTCGGTGGTCGGCAGCTTCGCTGTCGTCACGATGCTTACGAAGAACGCCTTTCTCGACGAAATCCGCAAGCAATACGTGCTGACCGCGCGCGCAAAAGGCCTCTCCGAGCGGCGCGTGCTCTGGAAGCATGTGTTCCGCAATGCGCTCTTGCCGCTGATCGTCGGTTTTCCGGCGGCGTTCATCGGCGCGTTTTTCACGGGCAGCCTGCTGATCGAGACGCTCTTTTCGCTCGACGGCCTCGGCCTGCTTTCTTACGAATCCGTCGTGCGGCGCGATTATCCGGTCGTGCTCGGCACGCTCTATCTCTTCACGCTGATCGGCCTCGCGACCAAGCTCATCTCGGACCTCTGCTACGTCTGGGTCGATCCGCGCATTCAATTCGAGCAACTGGAGCGCTGA